A window of the Bradyrhizobium ottawaense genome harbors these coding sequences:
- a CDS encoding leucyl aminopeptidase, with protein MSDAVKVGFVPFSAASRGVLVVFCDDALKFGTATRKALGAAANTVKRAAAANQFKGKSGSALDIPAPEGIKADRLIVVGTGKPADIKAKDFLKFGGVTAGKLNAASATVTIIAELPDGAMHADAAAGIASGIRLRAYKFDRYKTKKKDENGALRADISIAVGDVAEARKAFAPASHVVDGVIIARELVNEPPNVLYPVEFARRASQLKKLGVDIEVLDVKAMTKLGMGALLGVAQGSTQPGRVVIMRWNGGKKGDQPVAFVGKGVCFDTGGISIKGAAGMEDMKGDMGGAACVVGLMHALAARKARVNAVGAIGLVENMPDGNAQRPGDIVTSMSGQTIEIINTDAEGRLVLADVLWYVAKKFKPKFMIDLATLTGAIMVALGTQHAGLFSNNDELAERLTKIGLDTDERVWRMPLGPDYDKMIDSQFADVKNAGVRNGGSITAAQFLQRFVDDTPWAHLDIAGTAMGAPKTEINHSWGSGYGVRLLDQLVTEYYEAKK; from the coding sequence ATGTCCGACGCCGTCAAGGTCGGCTTTGTTCCGTTTTCCGCAGCGTCGCGCGGCGTTCTCGTGGTGTTTTGCGACGACGCGCTGAAATTCGGGACGGCAACGCGGAAGGCGCTGGGAGCGGCGGCCAATACCGTCAAGCGCGCGGCGGCGGCCAACCAGTTCAAGGGCAAGAGCGGGTCGGCGCTCGACATCCCGGCGCCGGAGGGAATCAAGGCGGACCGTCTGATCGTCGTCGGCACCGGCAAGCCGGCCGACATCAAGGCCAAGGACTTTCTCAAATTCGGTGGCGTGACGGCGGGTAAGCTCAACGCCGCCAGCGCGACCGTTACCATCATCGCCGAATTGCCTGACGGCGCGATGCACGCCGATGCCGCGGCCGGGATCGCGTCGGGCATCCGGCTGCGCGCCTATAAATTCGATCGCTACAAGACCAAGAAGAAAGACGAGAACGGCGCCTTGCGTGCCGACATTTCGATTGCCGTCGGCGATGTCGCCGAGGCACGGAAGGCCTTCGCGCCCGCGTCGCATGTCGTCGATGGCGTGATCATCGCGCGCGAACTCGTCAACGAGCCGCCGAACGTGCTTTATCCGGTCGAATTCGCGCGCCGCGCCAGCCAGCTCAAGAAGCTCGGCGTCGATATCGAGGTGCTCGACGTCAAGGCGATGACGAAACTCGGCATGGGCGCCTTGCTCGGCGTGGCCCAGGGTTCCACGCAGCCCGGCCGCGTGGTGATCATGCGCTGGAACGGCGGCAAGAAGGGCGATCAGCCCGTCGCTTTCGTCGGCAAGGGCGTCTGCTTCGATACCGGCGGCATTTCCATCAAGGGCGCCGCCGGCATGGAAGACATGAAGGGCGACATGGGCGGGGCGGCCTGCGTGGTCGGGCTGATGCACGCGCTGGCCGCGCGCAAAGCACGGGTCAACGCAGTCGGCGCCATCGGTCTGGTCGAGAACATGCCCGACGGCAATGCCCAGCGCCCGGGCGACATCGTCACCTCGATGTCGGGGCAAACGATCGAGATCATCAACACCGACGCCGAGGGCCGCCTGGTGCTGGCCGACGTGCTCTGGTACGTGGCAAAGAAGTTCAAGCCCAAATTCATGATCGATCTGGCGACGCTTACCGGGGCCATCATGGTCGCGCTCGGCACCCAGCATGCCGGGCTGTTTTCCAACAATGACGAACTGGCGGAGCGGCTGACCAAGATCGGCCTCGATACCGACGAACGCGTCTGGCGCATGCCGCTTGGTCCCGATTACGACAAGATGATCGACTCGCAATTCGCCGACGTGAAGAACGCCGGCGTGCGCAATGGCGGTTCGATCACCGCCGCACAGTTCCTGCAGCGATTCGTCGACGACACGCCGTGGGCGCATCTCGACATTGCGGGAACCGCGATGGGGGCGCCGAAAACCGAAATCAATCACAGTTGGGGTTCGGGCTACGGCGTTCGCCTGCTGGATCAGCTGGTTACGGAATATTACGAAGCCAAGAAATAG
- the lptG gene encoding LPS export ABC transporter permease LptG: MNMMTNTLGRYFAGRFLIAAVGVFASIFVLLVLVDYIEMVRKTSGLVSASAITVAETSLFRVPQLLEKLMPFCVLIGAMTCYLALSRRLELVVARAAGVSAWQFIAPALGSSILLGIIATTAYNPMSANLRELSKRMEAELFGSAPGGGIQDASGFWLNQINSDGQSIINAARSEQQGVRLTGLTVFRFDTDLQFKERIEAREASLEEGRWAFKSVRRYSLDKPPTDQDSYYLTTTLTPAQVRNSFSTPETVSFWQLPTYIRSSESSGFATAGYRLQYHKLIAQPFLLAAMVMLAASVSLRFFRMGGVQKMVLSGVGAGFLLYVLSKVTEDLSKAELMHPIAAAWLPVCVGGLTGFLALLYQEDG; the protein is encoded by the coding sequence ATGAACATGATGACCAATACGCTCGGACGCTATTTCGCCGGCCGCTTCCTGATCGCGGCCGTGGGCGTCTTTGCGAGCATTTTCGTGCTGCTGGTGCTGGTCGATTACATCGAAATGGTCCGCAAGACCTCAGGGCTGGTGTCGGCCTCCGCGATCACGGTGGCGGAGACGTCGCTGTTCCGGGTGCCGCAACTGCTCGAAAAGCTGATGCCGTTCTGCGTCCTGATCGGCGCGATGACCTGCTACCTGGCGCTGTCGCGGCGGCTTGAACTGGTGGTCGCGCGCGCCGCCGGCGTTTCCGCCTGGCAGTTCATCGCACCGGCGCTCGGCAGCTCGATCCTGCTCGGGATCATCGCGACCACCGCCTACAATCCGATGTCGGCGAACCTGCGCGAACTCTCCAAGCGGATGGAGGCCGAACTGTTCGGCTCGGCGCCGGGCGGCGGCATCCAGGACGCATCGGGATTTTGGCTCAACCAGATCAACAGCGACGGCCAGTCCATCATCAATGCCGCCCGCAGCGAACAGCAGGGCGTCCGGCTGACCGGGCTGACCGTGTTCCGCTTCGATACCGACCTCCAGTTCAAGGAGCGAATCGAAGCCCGCGAAGCCTCCCTCGAGGAAGGACGCTGGGCCTTCAAATCGGTACGCAGATACTCCCTCGACAAGCCGCCGACCGACCAGGACAGCTACTATCTTACCACCACCCTGACCCCGGCCCAGGTCCGCAACAGCTTCTCGACCCCCGAGACCGTGTCTTTTTGGCAACTACCGACCTACATCCGATCATCCGAGAGCTCGGGCTTCGCGACCGCGGGATACCGGCTGCAGTACCATAAGCTCATCGCACAGCCGTTTTTGCTGGCTGCAATGGTCATGTTGGCGGCTTCCGTCAGCTTGCGCTTCTTCCGGATGGGCGGCGTGCAAAAGATGGTTTTGAGTGGCGTGGGTGCGGGCTTTCTGCTCTACGTTTTGTCGAAAGTTACTGAGGATTTGAGCAAGGCTGAGTTGATGCATCCGATCGCTGCGGCGTGGTTGCCCGTCTGTGTGGGTGGCCTCACCGGCTTTTTGGCCTTGTTGTACCAGGAGGACGGGTAG
- the lptF gene encoding LPS export ABC transporter permease LptF codes for MGSIDKYIFRTTLASFALVLVSLTGVIWITQALRGIDLMTSQGQTIITFLGITSLVIPALVLIIAPIALMIAISHTLNKLATDSEIIVMNAAGFSPFRLFRPFFYATCVVALMVAFIGAYLAPDGMRRIKQWDAEITADILTNILQPGRFAQLDQNLTIRIRERLPGGVLSGIFVDDRRDPKERVTIIADHGTVLKNESGSYLVLENGNLERFEAGKRDPALVAFGRYAFDMSKFSNQGRDVTLGIRERYLWELFSPPNDDPIFQKLSGQFNAELHDRLLSPVYPFAFAVLTFAFLGTPRTTRQSRNFSIGGSIFAVFGLRMAGFACSVMTVKTPAAALVQYSMLIAAIAIGLWMILGGIVVEPPAALIEAINRSNARIARWFGRPVAA; via the coding sequence ATGGGGTCGATCGACAAGTACATTTTCCGCACGACGCTTGCGTCGTTTGCGCTGGTCTTGGTCAGCCTCACCGGCGTGATCTGGATTACGCAGGCGTTGCGCGGCATCGACCTGATGACGAGCCAGGGCCAGACCATCATTACCTTTCTCGGCATCACCAGCCTGGTGATCCCGGCGCTGGTGCTGATCATCGCGCCGATCGCGCTGATGATCGCGATCTCGCACACCCTGAACAAGCTCGCGACCGATTCCGAAATCATCGTGATGAATGCCGCCGGCTTCTCGCCGTTCCGGCTGTTCCGCCCGTTCTTCTACGCCACCTGCGTGGTGGCATTGATGGTGGCTTTTATCGGCGCCTATCTCGCCCCCGACGGCATGCGCCGGATCAAGCAATGGGATGCCGAAATCACCGCCGACATCCTGACCAACATCCTGCAGCCCGGACGCTTCGCCCAGCTCGACCAGAACCTGACGATTCGCATCCGCGAACGTCTGCCCGGCGGCGTGCTGTCGGGCATCTTCGTCGACGACCGCAGAGATCCCAAGGAGCGCGTCACCATCATCGCCGATCACGGCACGGTGCTGAAGAACGAGAGCGGTTCCTATCTGGTGCTGGAAAACGGCAATCTCGAGCGTTTCGAGGCCGGCAAACGCGATCCGGCGCTGGTGGCCTTCGGCCGCTATGCCTTCGACATGTCGAAATTCTCCAATCAAGGCCGCGACGTCACGCTCGGAATTCGCGAACGTTATCTCTGGGAGCTTTTTTCTCCACCGAACGACGATCCGATTTTCCAGAAATTATCCGGGCAGTTCAACGCCGAACTGCATGACCGGTTGCTGTCGCCGGTCTATCCATTTGCATTCGCGGTCCTGACATTCGCGTTTCTGGGCACGCCGCGCACTACGCGCCAGAGTCGCAATTTCTCGATCGGCGGATCGATTTTCGCGGTGTTCGGCCTCCGCATGGCGGGATTCGCCTGTTCGGTCATGACGGTTAAGACCCCCGCCGCCGCCCTCGTCCAGTATTCGATGCTGATCGCCGCCATCGCCATCGGGCTGTGGATGATTCTCGGCGGCATCGTGGTGGAGCCGCCGGCCGCGCTGATCGAAGCCATCAACAGATCGAACGCGCGCATCGCGCGGTGGTTCGGACGGCCGGTCGCCGCATGA
- the pdxA gene encoding 4-hydroxythreonine-4-phosphate dehydrogenase PdxA: protein MAKPLALTSGEPAGIGPDIALEAWLRRRELDLPPFYLLGDRAFFAERAKILGLKVELADVGPDDARATFANALPVVATGESATARPGQPDVTSANAALASIRHAVDHVRTGQASAVVTNPISKSVLYRAGFRHPGHTEFLAELAANGGPAPQPVMMLWSPTLAVVPVTIHVSLRDALADLTSELIVSTARIAVADLKARFGVAAPRLAVSGLNPHAGEEGSLGTEDITIVTPAIEILRRDGIDARGPLPADTMFHAAARKTYDCAICMYHDQALIPIKTIAFEDAVNVTLGLPFIRTSPDHGTAFDIAGTGKANPSSLIAALRLAARMACAGTA from the coding sequence ATGGCAAAGCCTCTTGCGCTGACATCCGGCGAGCCCGCGGGCATCGGCCCCGATATCGCCCTCGAAGCCTGGCTGCGGCGCCGTGAACTGGACCTCCCGCCATTCTATCTGCTCGGCGACCGCGCCTTCTTCGCCGAGCGGGCAAAGATCCTCGGACTGAAGGTCGAACTCGCCGATGTCGGACCCGACGACGCGCGCGCAACCTTTGCGAACGCGCTGCCCGTGGTCGCCACCGGTGAAAGCGCAACGGCGCGGCCCGGCCAGCCGGATGTCACCAGCGCCAATGCCGCGCTCGCCTCTATCAGGCACGCGGTCGACCATGTCCGGACCGGACAAGCGAGCGCGGTCGTCACCAACCCGATTTCCAAGAGCGTGCTCTACCGCGCCGGATTCCGTCATCCCGGCCACACCGAATTTCTCGCCGAACTTGCGGCCAATGGCGGCCCTGCCCCGCAGCCGGTGATGATGCTGTGGTCGCCGACACTCGCCGTCGTTCCGGTAACGATCCATGTTTCGCTGCGCGATGCGCTCGCCGATCTCACCAGCGAGTTGATCGTGTCGACGGCGCGCATTGCGGTTGCGGACCTCAAGGCCCGCTTCGGCGTTGCCGCGCCGCGGCTGGCCGTCTCCGGCCTCAACCCGCATGCCGGCGAAGAAGGCTCGCTCGGCACCGAAGACATCACCATCGTCACGCCCGCGATCGAGATCCTGCGCCGCGACGGCATCGACGCGCGGGGACCGCTGCCGGCGGATACGATGTTCCACGCCGCTGCGCGAAAAACCTATGACTGCGCGATCTGCATGTATCACGATCAGGCGCTGATCCCGATCAAGACGATTGCGTTCGAGGACGCCGTCAACGTCACGCTGGGATTGCCGTTCATCCGCACCTCGCCGGATCACGGCACGGCCTTCGACATTGCCGGCACCGGCAAGGCCAATCCGTCGAGCCTCATCGCAGCGCTGCGGCTCGCCGCGCGCATGGCCTGCGCCGGAACGGCATGA
- a CDS encoding ABC-F family ATP-binding cassette domain-containing protein, with the protein MLSITDISIRIAGRLLIDDSSAQIVPGARVGFVGRNGVGKSTLFHAIRGDLPLESGSISLPPRWRIGSLAQEAPDGPESLVDVVLKADLERDALLQEAETAHDPHRIAEIQTRLVDIDAHSAPARAAAILSGLGFSTADQARSCSEFSGGWRMRVALAATLFSAPDLLLLDEPTNYLDLEGTLWLEDHLANYPRTVIVISHDRDLLDTSVDQILHLDRGKLTLYKGTYSSFEEQRATREMLDAKHAKRQADERKRLQAFVDRFKAKASKARQAQSRVKMLERMKPVTALVTQDVREISFPAPEKMLSPPIIAVDEVSVGYDPKKPVLNRVTLRIDTDDRIALLGSNGNGKSTLVKLLAGKLPPFSGRVTRAEKLSVGYFAQHQVDELNLDGSPYDHVRKLMPDMPESKVRARVGAIGFSGKAGDTLVKSLSGGEKARLLLGLATFAAPNMIILDEPTNHLDIDSRAALAEAINDYPGAVIMVSHDRYLIEACADQLWVVADQKVTTYDGDLDDYRRMVLSARGMRTNSRDRGNERENVRETAKPERGKSEKRTPLKQKIAEAEAEIERINGIIAKIDTALALPDLFSRDPKQATQLSKARAGAASALQRAEEVWLEASSQYDKAAG; encoded by the coding sequence ATGCTTTCAATCACTGATATTTCGATCCGGATTGCCGGACGGCTCCTGATCGACGATAGCTCGGCACAGATCGTGCCCGGCGCGCGCGTCGGCTTTGTCGGCCGCAACGGCGTCGGCAAATCGACGCTGTTCCACGCGATTCGCGGCGACCTGCCGCTCGAGTCCGGAAGCATCTCCTTGCCACCCCGCTGGCGGATCGGCAGCCTCGCGCAGGAAGCGCCCGACGGCCCGGAAAGCCTCGTCGACGTGGTGCTGAAGGCCGATCTGGAGCGCGACGCGCTGCTGCAGGAAGCCGAAACCGCCCACGATCCGCACCGGATTGCCGAAATCCAGACCCGGCTCGTCGACATCGACGCGCACTCCGCGCCGGCGCGCGCCGCTGCGATCCTGAGCGGGCTCGGATTTTCAACGGCGGATCAGGCGCGGTCCTGTTCGGAGTTCTCCGGCGGCTGGCGCATGCGTGTGGCGCTCGCCGCGACGCTGTTCTCGGCGCCGGATCTGTTGCTGCTGGACGAACCCACCAACTATCTCGACCTCGAAGGCACGCTCTGGCTGGAAGATCATCTGGCGAACTATCCGCGCACGGTCATCGTTATCAGCCATGATCGCGATCTGCTCGACACTTCGGTCGACCAGATCCTGCATCTCGATCGCGGCAAGCTGACCCTCTACAAGGGGACCTATTCCTCGTTCGAGGAACAGCGCGCCACCCGCGAGATGCTGGATGCCAAGCACGCCAAGCGCCAGGCCGACGAGCGCAAGCGGCTGCAGGCCTTCGTCGACCGCTTCAAGGCCAAGGCCTCCAAGGCCCGCCAGGCCCAGTCGCGCGTCAAGATGCTGGAGCGGATGAAGCCGGTCACCGCGCTGGTAACCCAGGACGTGCGCGAGATTTCATTTCCGGCGCCGGAAAAAATGCTGTCGCCGCCGATCATCGCGGTCGATGAGGTTTCGGTCGGCTACGATCCGAAGAAGCCCGTGCTCAACCGCGTCACGCTGCGCATCGACACCGACGACCGCATCGCCCTGCTCGGCTCCAACGGCAACGGCAAGTCGACGCTGGTCAAGCTTTTGGCGGGCAAGCTGCCGCCGTTCTCCGGCCGGGTCACCCGCGCGGAGAAATTGTCGGTCGGCTATTTCGCGCAGCATCAGGTCGATGAGCTCAACCTGGACGGCTCGCCCTACGATCACGTCCGCAAGCTGATGCCCGACATGCCCGAGAGCAAGGTGCGCGCGCGCGTCGGCGCGATCGGCTTCTCCGGCAAGGCCGGCGATACCCTGGTCAAGAGCCTGTCCGGCGGCGAGAAAGCCCGGCTGCTGCTCGGCCTTGCCACATTCGCAGCCCCCAACATGATCATCCTCGACGAGCCGACCAACCATCTCGATATCGACAGCCGCGCGGCATTGGCCGAAGCGATCAACGATTATCCGGGCGCCGTCATCATGGTCTCGCACGACCGCTATTTGATCGAAGCCTGCGCCGATCAGTTGTGGGTCGTCGCCGATCAGAAGGTCACGACCTATGACGGCGACCTCGATGACTACAGGCGCATGGTGCTGTCGGCGCGCGGCATGCGCACCAACTCACGCGACCGCGGCAACGAGCGCGAAAACGTCCGGGAAACCGCCAAGCCGGAACGCGGAAAGAGCGAAAAGCGGACACCGCTGAAGCAGAAGATCGCCGAGGCCGAGGCCGAGATCGAACGCATCAACGGCATCATCGCCAAGATCGACACCGCACTGGCGCTGCCGGATCTGTTCAGCCGCGATCCCAAGCAGGCCACCCAGCTCAGCAAGGCGCGCGCCGGCGCCGCAAGCGCGTTGCAGCGCGCCGAAGAAGTCTGGCTCGAGGCAAGTTCGCAATACGACAAAGCGGCGGGATAA
- a CDS encoding LPS-assembly protein LptD, with amino-acid sequence MAAVGASVIALLAGLVFAGAIDLALTVPASAQAFTYNPRPPKPPPRPAKNDGQMLVQATEVDYDYNNQRVSAVGNVQMFYNGTSIEADKVIYDQKTKRLHAEGNIRLTDADGKVTYANIMDLSDDYRDGFVDSLRVDTADATRMAATRADRSSGNYTVFENGVYTACAPCKDDPKKPPLWQVKGARIIHDQTDKMLYFENAQLEFFGVPMAYLPYFSTPDPTVKRKTGFLMPGFSTVTGYGYGVEVPFYWAIAPDYDATINPRFTSKQGVLFQGEFRQRLIDGAYQIRAYGIDQLNPSAYAGQPGDRQFRGGIDTKGQFALNDKWTWGWEGVALSDYAFMTDYRLAQYRDPLQSFLNLPTEAISQLYLTGVGSRSYFDARTIYYLSYSGNQAYVPVVHPVIDYSNVINSPIFGGEFSYQTNFTSLTRSTAAFDPITTLANTSGLCLTASADPMARLPSQCLLRGMPGTYTRFTAQAEWRRSFTDSAGEIWTPFAILRADAINASISNQPGVSNFLPVGDTNALRLMPVVGLEYRYPFINVQPWGTTTIEPIAQIIVRPNETYAGKLPNEDAQSMVFDASNLFSVDKFSGYDRVEGGGRANVGVQATTQFDRGGSINALFGQSYQLFGLNSFAVADATNTGVDSGLQNARSDYVARVNYSPNRTYTFSVRSRMDEATLNVNRFEAEGRAAFDRWSVSLMYGNYAAQPQLGYLTRREGLLGSASVKVAANWVVSGGARWDLEANKINQYIVGAGYVDDCFVLAANYVTSYNYTTGTTAPVLSHSFMFQIGLRTIATSGSTAGVGGIQ; translated from the coding sequence ATGGCTGCCGTCGGCGCCTCCGTGATCGCCCTGCTCGCCGGCCTGGTTTTCGCCGGAGCGATCGATCTTGCCCTGACGGTGCCGGCCTCGGCGCAGGCCTTCACCTATAATCCGCGACCGCCCAAGCCGCCGCCACGGCCCGCCAAGAATGACGGGCAGATGCTCGTGCAGGCGACCGAGGTGGACTACGACTACAACAATCAGCGCGTGTCGGCGGTCGGCAACGTGCAGATGTTCTACAACGGCACCAGCATCGAGGCTGACAAGGTCATCTACGACCAGAAGACCAAGCGCCTGCACGCCGAGGGCAACATTCGGCTGACCGACGCCGACGGCAAGGTCACCTACGCCAACATCATGGATCTGAGCGACGATTACCGTGACGGTTTCGTCGATTCGCTGCGCGTCGACACCGCGGACGCGACGCGGATGGCGGCAACCCGCGCCGACCGTTCCAGCGGCAATTACACCGTGTTCGAAAACGGCGTGTACACCGCCTGCGCGCCCTGCAAGGACGATCCGAAGAAGCCGCCTTTGTGGCAGGTCAAGGGTGCACGCATCATCCACGACCAGACCGACAAGATGCTGTACTTCGAGAACGCGCAGCTCGAATTCTTCGGCGTGCCGATGGCCTATCTGCCGTATTTCTCGACGCCCGATCCCACGGTGAAGCGCAAAACCGGCTTCCTGATGCCCGGCTTCAGCACAGTGACGGGCTATGGTTACGGCGTCGAAGTCCCGTTCTACTGGGCGATCGCGCCGGACTATGACGCGACCATCAATCCGCGCTTCACCAGCAAGCAAGGCGTGCTGTTCCAGGGCGAATTCCGCCAGCGCCTGATCGACGGCGCCTACCAGATCCGCGCCTATGGCATCGACCAGCTCAACCCGTCGGCCTATGCCGGCCAGCCCGGCGATCGCCAGTTCCGCGGCGGCATCGATACCAAGGGTCAGTTCGCACTGAACGACAAATGGACCTGGGGCTGGGAAGGCGTGGCGCTTTCCGATTACGCCTTCATGACCGATTACCGGCTCGCGCAGTATCGCGATCCGCTGCAATCGTTCCTCAATCTGCCGACCGAAGCGATCTCGCAACTTTATCTGACCGGCGTCGGCAGTCGCAGCTACTTCGACGCGCGCACGATCTATTACCTGAGCTACTCCGGCAACCAGGCTTATGTTCCGGTTGTTCACCCGGTCATCGACTACAGCAACGTGATCAACAGCCCGATCTTCGGCGGCGAGTTCAGCTACCAGACCAACTTCACCAGCCTGACGCGCTCGACCGCGGCGTTCGATCCGATCACGACGCTGGCCAACACCAGCGGCCTGTGCCTGACCGCGTCGGCCGATCCGATGGCGCGGCTGCCCTCGCAGTGCCTGCTCCGCGGCATGCCCGGTACCTACACGCGGTTCACAGCTCAAGCGGAGTGGCGGCGGTCGTTCACCGATTCCGCGGGCGAGATCTGGACGCCGTTTGCGATCCTGCGCGCCGACGCCATCAACGCCTCGATCTCCAACCAGCCCGGCGTCTCGAACTTCCTCCCGGTCGGCGATACCAACGCGCTGCGCCTGATGCCGGTCGTCGGCCTCGAATACCGCTATCCCTTCATCAACGTTCAGCCCTGGGGCACCACCACGATCGAGCCGATCGCGCAGATCATCGTTCGCCCCAATGAAACCTACGCCGGCAAGCTCCCCAACGAAGACGCGCAGAGCATGGTGTTCGACGCCAGCAACCTGTTCTCGGTCGACAAGTTCTCGGGCTACGACCGCGTCGAAGGCGGCGGCCGGGCCAATGTCGGCGTGCAGGCGACCACGCAATTCGATCGCGGCGGCAGCATCAACGCGTTGTTCGGACAGTCCTACCAGTTGTTCGGGTTGAACTCGTTTGCGGTCGCGGACGCGACCAATACCGGCGTCGACTCCGGTCTGCAGAACGCGCGGTCCGACTACGTCGCCCGCGTCAATTACTCGCCGAACCGCACCTATACGTTCAGCGTGCGTTCGCGCATGGATGAAGCGACGCTCAACGTCAACCGCTTCGAGGCCGAAGGCCGCGCGGCGTTCGACCGCTGGTCGGTCAGTCTGATGTACGGCAATTATGCCGCGCAGCCGCAACTCGGATACCTGACCCGACGCGAAGGCCTGCTCGGTTCCGCCTCGGTCAAGGTGGCGGCTAACTGGGTGGTGTCGGGCGGAGCACGCTGGGATCTGGAAGCCAACAAGATCAACCAGTACATCGTCGGCGCCGGTTATGTAGATGACTGCTTCGTGCTGGCTGCGAACTACGTGACATCCTACAACTACACCACAGGCACCACCGCGCCGGTGCTCAGCCACTCGTTCATGTTCCAGATCGGCCTGCGGACCATTGCGACTTCAGGCTCAACGGCCGGCGTCGGCGGAATTCAATAG
- a CDS encoding SurA N-terminal domain-containing protein — protein MTPQKLSHQRLWSLIAGCAIVLGLLTSGASPLAAQTVAVMVNGEPITNYDIEQRTKLNFLTTRQQMPRQDVINELINEKVKIKEAKRFGVDPTSSDIDEAYAGMGSRMRITTDQLTKTLEAQGVRPDTLKARLKAEMVWTSLVRGRFKESLQIAEKEVAEAAQEGGEPVQTEAFEYKLQPIVLIVQRGSAPATIELRKKEAESLRERVQTCEQANAYFKSMQNAAIRATVTKTSADIPGPLRELLDKTPIGHLTPPEITKQGVEMVALCERKPTKIDSPKKREIRDKMFQQKYEKKSKDYLDEVRKAAMIEYR, from the coding sequence ATGACGCCCCAAAAACTCTCCCATCAACGCCTGTGGTCGCTGATTGCCGGCTGCGCGATCGTGCTCGGCCTCCTGACATCTGGCGCCTCGCCGCTCGCCGCACAGACCGTCGCCGTGATGGTCAACGGCGAACCCATCACCAACTACGATATCGAACAACGCACCAAGCTGAATTTCCTGACGACCCGCCAGCAGATGCCGCGGCAGGACGTGATCAACGAACTGATCAATGAAAAGGTCAAGATCAAGGAAGCCAAGAGATTCGGCGTCGACCCCACTTCGAGCGACATCGATGAAGCCTATGCGGGGATGGGCTCGCGGATGCGAATTACGACCGACCAACTGACGAAGACACTGGAAGCCCAGGGGGTCCGGCCCGATACCCTGAAGGCCCGCCTCAAGGCCGAAATGGTTTGGACCAGCCTGGTGCGCGGCCGCTTCAAGGAAAGCCTGCAGATCGCCGAAAAAGAAGTCGCCGAAGCCGCCCAGGAAGGCGGCGAACCGGTCCAGACCGAGGCGTTCGAATACAAGCTGCAGCCGATCGTCCTGATCGTGCAGCGCGGGTCGGCGCCAGCAACGATCGAATTGCGAAAGAAGGAAGCCGAGAGCCTGCGCGAACGCGTCCAGACCTGCGAACAGGCCAACGCCTACTTCAAGTCGATGCAGAACGCGGCGATCCGCGCCACCGTGACCAAGACCTCGGCCGACATTCCGGGTCCGCTTCGCGAATTGCTCGACAAGACACCGATCGGTCATCTGACGCCGCCCGAGATCACCAAGCAGGGCGTGGAGATGGTGGCCCTGTGCGAAAGGAAGCCGACCAAGATCGATTCGCCGAAGAAGCGGGAAATCCGCGACAAGATGTTCCAGCAGAAATACGAGAAGAAGTCGAAGGATTATCTGGACGAAGTCCGCAAGGCCGCGATGATCGAATATCGCTGA
- a CDS encoding sulfur globule protein precursor — MFRKLALVAVAAASLGVAALAPTSASAWGGWHGGGGWHGGGWHGGWHRGWGGPRFFVGGPAYYGGGYGYGGGCYVRQLVGTPWGPRWRLVNRCY; from the coding sequence ATGTTTCGCAAACTCGCGCTTGTTGCAGTGGCCGCGGCTTCGCTGGGTGTAGCCGCGTTGGCGCCTACCTCCGCCTCGGCCTGGGGTGGATGGCACGGTGGTGGCGGTTGGCACGGCGGTGGCTGGCATGGTGGTTGGCACCGCGGCTGGGGTGGTCCCCGCTTCTTCGTCGGCGGCCCGGCCTATTACGGCGGCGGATATGGCTATGGCGGCGGCTGCTATGTGCGCCAGTTGGTCGGAACCCCCTGGGGCCCGCGCTGGAGGCTGGTCAACCGCTGCTATTGA
- a CDS encoding DNA polymerase III subunit chi translates to MTEVLFYHLQNMSLESVLPPLLEKSLERGWRVVVQSTSQERTEALDAHLWTYSDDSFLPHATWRAADAPDHPVILSVEEGNPNRANVRFLIDNAALPADADSYERLVLVFNGDDTEALDVARGAWTDCKARGFEVTYWQTDDRGRWQRRQ, encoded by the coding sequence ATGACGGAAGTCCTGTTCTACCATCTGCAGAACATGTCGCTTGAAAGCGTGTTGCCGCCCTTGCTGGAAAAATCGCTGGAGCGCGGCTGGCGCGTGGTCGTGCAATCGACCTCGCAGGAACGCACCGAGGCGCTCGACGCCCACTTGTGGACCTACAGCGACGATTCGTTCCTGCCGCACGCCACCTGGCGCGCCGCCGATGCGCCGGACCACCCCGTCATCCTGTCGGTCGAGGAGGGCAATCCGAACCGCGCTAACGTCAGGTTCCTGATCGACAATGCGGCGCTGCCGGCCGACGCCGACAGCTACGAGCGGCTGGTGCTGGTTTTCAACGGCGACGACACCGAGGCGCTGGACGTGGCGCGCGGCGCCTGGACCGATTGCAAGGCCCGCGGATTTGAGGTGACCTACTGGCAGACCGACGACCGCGGCCGGTGGCAGCGACGGCAATAG